The following are encoded together in the Planococcus antarcticus DSM 14505 genome:
- a CDS encoding FAD-dependent oxidoreductase, whose translation MKTLVLVGGGHAHLHCLEQLNTDSPKDWRVLLISSSPYQYYSGMFSGYTEGVYSLEDIRIDLKKLCEKIGATFTEDAVMAIDLEAKELTGSDGVVYPYDVVSFDIGSRTDIPETVEEHAASIKPNYRFPDQLVRTRDSAHPVIVGGGASGVELAFSILSWRKQHDLPVNITLFSSTSLLIGQGAVASKKIEAIAIKKALAFFPHTSIQAIDGQSVTTSASQTFPQSDVLWLTGPKSVALFSLAGLPTDAGGFLLVNEALQSVQHPEIFGAGDCITIDRYPTLAKNGVYAVRQGPILWKNLKNSLSKDKLLPFDPQKKFVSILSTGGGEAFLSYGEQHFHGRIPWKIKQHIDRKFMKRYKDLYE comes from the coding sequence ATGAAAACCCTTGTCTTAGTGGGAGGCGGACATGCGCATTTGCACTGCCTAGAGCAATTGAATACTGATTCTCCGAAAGATTGGCGCGTTCTACTAATTTCCTCTTCCCCCTATCAGTATTATTCCGGCATGTTCTCAGGGTACACAGAAGGTGTATACAGCTTGGAGGATATCCGAATCGACCTGAAAAAGCTTTGTGAAAAGATTGGTGCAACATTTACCGAGGATGCAGTAATGGCCATCGACTTGGAAGCAAAAGAGCTAACGGGTTCAGATGGTGTAGTTTATCCTTATGATGTGGTGTCGTTTGATATCGGTTCGCGGACTGATATCCCAGAGACCGTTGAAGAGCATGCTGCATCGATCAAGCCCAATTACCGGTTTCCGGATCAGCTAGTTCGCACGCGCGACTCCGCTCATCCCGTGATTGTCGGAGGTGGCGCTTCGGGTGTAGAGTTGGCCTTTTCCATCCTGTCCTGGAGAAAACAGCACGATTTGCCCGTCAACATAACGCTGTTTAGTTCCACTTCTCTATTGATTGGACAAGGAGCAGTAGCCTCGAAGAAAATCGAAGCCATCGCTATAAAGAAAGCTTTAGCTTTTTTCCCGCACACCTCCATCCAAGCAATCGATGGACAGAGCGTCACGACCAGTGCCAGCCAAACGTTTCCGCAGTCAGATGTTCTATGGCTGACAGGGCCCAAAAGTGTTGCTTTGTTCAGTCTCGCGGGATTGCCGACGGATGCGGGTGGATTTCTACTGGTTAACGAAGCGTTGCAAAGCGTTCAGCATCCTGAAATTTTCGGTGCCGGAGATTGCATTACTATCGACCGTTACCCAACGCTTGCCAAAAACGGTGTCTACGCTGTTCGTCAAGGTCCGATTTTATGGAAGAATTTAAAAAACAGCCTATCCAAAGATAAGCTGTTGCCATTTGATCCACAAAAAAAGTTTGTATCCATTCTGTCTACAGGTGGAGGTGAAGCTTTCTTGTCATATGGTGAACAGCATTTTCATGGCAGGATTCCATGGAAAATCAAGCAGCACATCGACCGGAAATTCATGAAACGCTATAAGGATCTCTACGAATGA
- a CDS encoding CDP-alcohol phosphatidyltransferase family protein: MLDTHARKYVQPVVGKTADLFLKMGFTADSVTKIAFAIGMSSGIFIYLDQPFWAVLVLWLSGFLDVVDGTMARKTKPSSWGTLLDISFDRLVEISVILGLAFRFPDSMWALLLLSVSIIVAMTVFLTVGALSDKEDMKSFYYQAGLAERTEGFILFTLMIVFSTYLTAITLIFFAVQLVTIFQRMTEAKRILK; the protein is encoded by the coding sequence ATGTTGGACACACATGCACGAAAATATGTTCAGCCAGTCGTTGGAAAAACGGCTGATCTATTTCTAAAAATGGGATTTACTGCTGACAGCGTGACGAAAATTGCATTTGCCATCGGCATGTCTTCAGGTATCTTCATTTACCTGGATCAACCTTTCTGGGCCGTGTTGGTTCTCTGGCTTTCCGGCTTTCTAGATGTTGTTGATGGAACTATGGCGCGGAAAACCAAGCCATCTTCCTGGGGAACTTTGCTCGACATCAGCTTTGACCGACTCGTGGAAATCAGTGTCATTTTAGGACTGGCTTTTCGCTTTCCCGATTCAATGTGGGCGTTGTTGCTGTTGAGTGTTTCCATTATCGTAGCAATGACCGTCTTCTTGACTGTGGGAGCACTTTCCGACAAAGAAGACATGAAATCATTCTATTATCAAGCAGGACTGGCTGAAAGAACAGAGGGCTTTATACTCTTTACCCTGATGATTGTTTTTTCAACATACTTAACAGCCATTACGCTGATTTTTTTCGCGGTGCAGCTTGTTACGATTTTCCAACGCATGACTGAAGCCAAACGAATTTTGAAATAG
- a CDS encoding FAD-dependent oxidoreductase translates to MVKKYDIAIIGAGAAGLTAAFTGAGFSKSVVLIDKNLPGGECTWSGCIPSKSLINIAKEVHHAMKYTPNLQVDTSVVLKDIQDVIQKVYAGESPEVLKQSGIDFINGYAKFVGPHAVEVDGERIEAKKIILSTGSSPMVPPIDGLDKVSYLTNETIFTQKSFPKTMTILGGGAIGVEMSQALNRIGVKVTLVEKFERILPKDEEDLVLMIQQRLIDEGVTIHAGATAVRAEQNGEQIELKIEKDGSEMTVSSEGLLVALGRQANVKGYNLEGAGVEFDSKSIQVDDHLETTAKGIYAIGDVVGPYQLSHMANTQGITATQNAILPINKKMDYEHVTWCTYTDPELGRSGLSEKEAREKYGDSIRIYEHDYADIDRANTKKDSIGKVKIILDKKGYILGASILGDRAGEIISQIQTIKTLHINLGKLSGVIHPYPTYSEVLVKIGKKVYVDNLLNQPVVKTFNKAKAGELPADKIAIYGVAAAAGVGITNMVIKNNVKPKLGVENDRLKGMPSTPNAVSSQSSSKDKYVAAWSYNGSKNDAKKNLTGMLKGYEGVIIVQNEENYVYAVAKSKTMKFKDDIEFYFNDTAQQIEFRSASRIGYSDAGVNRKRYDEMSTRYSNISAHTRNS, encoded by the coding sequence ATGGTTAAAAAATATGATATCGCCATAATTGGAGCCGGCGCAGCCGGACTGACAGCCGCTTTTACAGGAGCGGGATTTTCAAAAAGTGTCGTGCTAATCGATAAGAATCTGCCCGGGGGAGAATGTACTTGGTCAGGTTGTATTCCTAGCAAATCACTGATCAATATCGCCAAAGAAGTCCATCATGCCATGAAGTACACTCCGAATCTGCAAGTTGATACATCGGTCGTCTTGAAAGATATACAGGACGTAATTCAAAAAGTATACGCAGGCGAATCTCCAGAGGTGCTAAAGCAATCCGGCATTGATTTCATTAACGGTTATGCAAAATTTGTAGGACCGCATGCAGTAGAAGTGGACGGCGAACGCATTGAAGCGAAAAAAATTATTCTATCCACAGGATCATCACCAATGGTACCTCCGATCGACGGCCTGGACAAAGTGTCTTATTTAACGAACGAAACTATATTCACTCAGAAATCGTTCCCGAAAACCATGACTATTCTTGGAGGCGGTGCCATTGGCGTCGAAATGAGCCAAGCATTGAACCGAATTGGTGTGAAAGTGACACTTGTTGAGAAATTCGAACGGATCCTGCCAAAAGATGAAGAAGACTTGGTATTGATGATTCAGCAACGCCTGATCGACGAAGGTGTGACGATCCATGCAGGTGCTACTGCTGTTCGAGCCGAGCAAAATGGCGAACAAATTGAGTTGAAAATCGAAAAAGACGGCAGTGAAATGACTGTTTCCAGTGAAGGACTTTTGGTCGCGCTTGGACGCCAGGCGAATGTGAAAGGCTACAATTTAGAAGGAGCAGGCGTAGAATTTGATTCGAAAAGCATTCAGGTGGACGATCATTTGGAGACTACCGCTAAAGGCATCTATGCGATTGGCGATGTGGTCGGACCCTACCAATTGTCGCATATGGCGAACACCCAAGGAATTACCGCAACTCAAAATGCGATTTTACCAATCAACAAAAAAATGGATTATGAACATGTCACTTGGTGTACATACACGGACCCAGAACTCGGCAGATCCGGGTTATCTGAAAAAGAAGCGCGCGAGAAATACGGTGATTCGATTCGGATCTATGAACATGATTATGCTGATATTGACCGTGCCAATACGAAAAAAGACAGCATCGGCAAAGTCAAAATCATTCTGGATAAAAAAGGCTATATATTAGGAGCCAGCATTCTTGGTGACCGCGCTGGAGAAATCATCAGCCAAATCCAGACCATTAAAACACTGCATATCAACCTTGGCAAATTATCAGGCGTTATTCACCCGTACCCAACTTATAGCGAAGTTTTGGTAAAAATCGGCAAAAAAGTCTATGTGGATAATTTGTTGAACCAACCGGTCGTCAAAACTTTTAACAAAGCAAAAGCGGGCGAGCTGCCGGCAGATAAGATTGCTATTTACGGCGTAGCCGCTGCAGCAGGGGTGGGAATCACAAACATGGTGATCAAAAACAATGTCAAGCCAAAGCTCGGCGTGGAGAACGATCGTCTGAAAGGAATGCCATCAACACCCAATGCTGTGTCGTCACAATCTTCATCAAAAGATAAGTATGTCGCAGCTTGGTCGTATAACGGCAGCAAAAACGATGCGAAAAAGAACCTGACCGGCATGCTAAAGGGCTATGAAGGCGTGATAATCGTTCAAAATGAAGAGAATTATGTCTATGCAGTTGCCAAGTCTAAAACGATGAAATTTAAAGATGATATCGAATTCTACTTTAACGATACTGCTCAGCAGATTGAGTTTCGCTCGGCTTCACGCATCGGTTATTCAGATGCAGGCGTCAACCGCAAGCGCTATGATGAAATGAGTACCCGTTACTCGAACATTTCGGCGCACACCCGCAACTCATGA
- a CDS encoding TVP38/TMEM64 family protein, with product MNKSTRLKIGKWLVIAVAVGLVIWLSRSVFEVDANDLRNWILSFGIWSPVIYILIYTIRPLIFFPASVLSIAGGLAFGAWLGTLYTIIGATLGAMLSFFVAKTLGKSLVRKEWTGNARKIQSQMEQNGFLYVLLFRFIPVINFDLISYMAALAKVRFGSFALATLIGIIPGTFAYNFLGSSFVSGNPTIILLAVVVFVVLTVVPIVIRNRWNKKQPLDK from the coding sequence ATGAACAAGAGCACCCGTCTTAAGATAGGGAAATGGCTGGTGATTGCTGTTGCAGTCGGTCTGGTCATTTGGCTCAGCCGGTCAGTTTTCGAAGTCGATGCCAACGACCTCCGCAACTGGATTTTGTCATTTGGAATATGGTCACCGGTTATCTACATCCTTATTTACACGATCCGGCCGTTGATCTTTTTTCCGGCGTCAGTTTTGTCGATCGCCGGTGGCTTAGCCTTTGGTGCCTGGCTTGGCACGCTTTACACCATCATTGGTGCAACACTGGGCGCGATGTTATCCTTTTTCGTTGCCAAAACCTTAGGCAAGAGCCTAGTTCGAAAGGAATGGACTGGAAATGCCAGAAAAATCCAGTCTCAAATGGAGCAAAATGGCTTTCTCTATGTTTTGTTGTTCCGTTTTATACCGGTCATCAATTTTGACTTGATCAGCTATATGGCTGCCCTTGCAAAAGTCCGTTTTGGTTCTTTTGCACTGGCAACTTTAATTGGCATTATTCCTGGAACTTTTGCCTATAATTTTCTGGGCAGCAGCTTTGTCAGCGGAAACCCAACAATCATTCTTTTAGCTGTAGTGGTTTTTGTTGTCTTGACAGTTGTACCGATTGTCATCCGAAATCGCTGGAATAAAAAACAGCCGCTCGATAAGTAA
- a CDS encoding ABC transporter substrate-binding protein: MKKILLIVPGILALTLAACSQETGNDAAEEAESLLTSEWQEVSEAAQGQKVNMYMWGGNDNINRYLDEWVAPRLKEDHDVELNRVPMNDSQDIINQLVDEKSVGKSEGSMDIIWINGENFKAAKDNELLWGDFTGQLPNFNDYINQEAPEIATDFGEPVDGLEAPWGKAQFVFVHDVNKSETPPKSMDELADWVQENPGQFTYPALPDFTGSAFVRHVLYETTGGYEQYQQPAAEIADLETRLEPMWQYLNEIEPFLWREGETYPESLAKQDQLFASGEIGMTMSYDPALAASEVLKGRFPESTRTFLLDGGTLANTHFLSIPFNSSAKAGAMVAINEMMSPAAQTAKLSPKNWGDLSALDLDKLSPEQQQAMNDVDLGKATLSLEELESHQLPELSADYIEIIEKGWMEHVAKD, translated from the coding sequence ATGAAAAAAATTCTATTAATAGTACCTGGGATACTGGCGCTTACGCTCGCTGCATGCTCCCAGGAAACCGGAAACGATGCAGCGGAAGAGGCGGAAAGCCTACTGACAAGCGAATGGCAAGAAGTTTCCGAGGCAGCGCAGGGACAGAAAGTCAATATGTACATGTGGGGCGGCAACGACAACATCAATCGTTACCTCGATGAATGGGTAGCTCCCCGCTTGAAAGAAGACCATGATGTCGAGTTGAACCGGGTACCGATGAACGATTCACAGGACATCATCAATCAATTGGTTGACGAAAAATCAGTCGGCAAGAGTGAAGGCAGCATGGACATCATTTGGATCAACGGCGAAAATTTTAAAGCTGCCAAAGACAACGAGTTGCTGTGGGGAGATTTTACGGGTCAATTGCCGAATTTTAATGATTATATTAATCAGGAAGCGCCTGAAATCGCCACTGATTTTGGGGAACCTGTCGATGGCCTGGAGGCGCCGTGGGGCAAAGCGCAATTTGTTTTTGTCCATGATGTAAATAAGTCGGAAACGCCACCGAAATCGATGGATGAGTTGGCCGATTGGGTCCAGGAAAATCCCGGACAGTTTACGTATCCGGCTTTGCCTGACTTTACGGGTAGTGCATTTGTTCGCCACGTGCTTTATGAAACGACCGGCGGATATGAGCAATACCAGCAGCCCGCCGCAGAAATTGCTGACTTGGAAACTCGTTTAGAGCCGATGTGGCAATACTTGAATGAGATCGAACCGTTTCTATGGCGTGAAGGGGAAACTTATCCGGAAAGTCTGGCCAAGCAGGACCAGTTATTTGCGAGCGGCGAGATTGGCATGACCATGAGTTACGATCCCGCGCTTGCAGCTAGTGAAGTGCTGAAGGGCCGATTCCCTGAGTCGACCCGCACTTTCTTGCTCGATGGCGGAACGCTAGCCAATACGCATTTCCTATCAATTCCATTCAACTCTTCCGCTAAAGCAGGAGCGATGGTGGCCATCAACGAAATGATGTCGCCGGCAGCCCAAACTGCTAAACTGTCCCCTAAAAACTGGGGCGATTTGTCGGCATTGGATCTGGACAAATTGTCTCCCGAACAGCAGCAGGCCATGAACGATGTGGACTTAGGGAAAGCTACGCTGTCTTTGGAAGAATTAGAAAGTCACCAACTGCCAGAACTGTCGGCAGATTACATCGAAATCATTGAAAAAGGATGGATGGAACATGTGGCAAAAGACTAA
- a CDS encoding ABC transporter permease, with protein sequence MWQKTKPYLLLLPTIGTIVLLFFGGLFDGLLKSFGYFPAIGETRFETTAYADLFRSSEFWESLVLTLRVAALSSVIAAVLGAFIAISLFMLNKLAKTGSAQFWHRLFQLPLTIPHLVGGYIIVLLFMQSGFLSKILASAGLIDKITDFPVLVNDPFGWGIILTYAWKEAPFVSLMIYPVLSRIHRSWRDVARVFGAGSWQFIREIVLPVMLPAWTIATFVVFVFTFSAFEVPFLLGVTYPSMLPVYSYQLYTSGTLADRPEALAVNIVLAVLTILLGLVVYYFSKRWNVFKGWD encoded by the coding sequence ATGTGGCAAAAGACTAAACCTTATCTTTTGCTGCTGCCAACCATCGGTACCATCGTCCTCCTGTTTTTTGGAGGACTTTTTGATGGACTTCTGAAAAGTTTTGGCTATTTTCCTGCAATTGGAGAAACCCGCTTTGAAACGACGGCTTACGCGGATCTGTTCCGCTCATCCGAGTTCTGGGAATCACTGGTTCTGACTTTGAGAGTCGCCGCATTGTCTTCAGTGATTGCAGCTGTGTTGGGAGCTTTTATTGCAATTTCTTTGTTCATGCTGAATAAATTAGCGAAAACAGGTAGTGCTCAATTTTGGCACCGGCTGTTTCAGCTGCCCTTGACCATTCCGCATCTGGTCGGAGGCTATATCATTGTTCTGTTGTTCATGCAGAGCGGGTTTTTGTCGAAAATTCTTGCTTCTGCCGGTTTGATTGATAAAATCACGGATTTTCCGGTGCTGGTCAATGATCCGTTTGGCTGGGGAATCATTTTGACCTATGCCTGGAAAGAGGCTCCTTTTGTGTCGTTGATGATCTATCCGGTACTGTCACGGATTCACCGTTCGTGGCGGGATGTAGCGCGTGTTTTTGGAGCCGGCAGCTGGCAGTTTATCCGTGAAATTGTCCTGCCGGTGATGCTTCCGGCGTGGACGATTGCGACGTTTGTCGTTTTTGTCTTCACTTTTTCAGCTTTTGAAGTACCGTTTTTGCTGGGCGTCACGTATCCGAGCATGCTGCCGGTTTATTCCTATCAGTTGTACACAAGCGGTACCTTGGCTGACCGGCCAGAAGCGTTGGCTGTTAACATTGTACTCGCGGTTCTCACCATCTTACTGGGGCTTGTCGTCTATTACTTCAGCAAACGTTGGAATGTATTTAAGGGGTGGGATTGA
- a CDS encoding ABC transporter permease produces MKNPRHLLSSALFLLLFIVIGLPFIPLILSSVSFGWQWPNVLPESFSFRAWEYVLAGSSGTWQAVGVSLLIAFIVTAVNILLAVPAANALVRNHLRGKWLIEAIIFAPIIIPPFVAVIGIHLTFLRLGLTETILGVVLAHISPTLPYMVRAVMISYNTLSVEWENQARMLGARPISRFIHVVLPHLLPGIAAGASLSILISLSQYLITFIIGSGQVVTLPILLFPFISGGDPAVASVYSLLYAGIAILTLLGMDIALKKYYQNKNAATGKG; encoded by the coding sequence ATGAAAAATCCCCGTCATTTATTGAGTTCAGCTTTATTCCTTTTGTTATTCATTGTCATCGGCTTGCCGTTTATCCCTTTGATCCTATCGAGTGTGTCCTTTGGGTGGCAATGGCCAAATGTGTTGCCCGAATCATTCAGCTTCCGTGCCTGGGAATATGTATTGGCCGGCAGTTCCGGGACCTGGCAGGCAGTAGGGGTTAGCCTGTTAATCGCTTTTATCGTCACGGCAGTGAATATTCTTCTGGCCGTGCCGGCTGCCAATGCCCTGGTGCGTAATCACCTTCGCGGCAAATGGCTAATCGAAGCGATCATTTTCGCACCTATCATCATCCCGCCATTTGTTGCTGTGATAGGCATCCATTTGACCTTTTTGCGGCTTGGCTTGACGGAGACCATTCTTGGTGTGGTCCTGGCGCATATCTCGCCAACTTTGCCGTATATGGTGCGCGCCGTGATGATCAGCTATAATACTTTATCAGTCGAATGGGAAAACCAGGCACGAATGCTTGGCGCGAGGCCGATTTCCCGGTTTATCCATGTGGTGCTGCCACATTTATTGCCTGGCATTGCTGCAGGGGCAAGTTTGAGCATCCTGATTTCCTTAAGCCAATACTTGATTACTTTTATCATCGGCTCTGGGCAGGTCGTAACCTTGCCAATCTTGTTGTTTCCATTTATCAGCGGTGGAGATCCGGCAGTTGCTTCGGTCTATTCGTTGCTGTATGCCGGAATTGCTATTTTGACCTTGTTGGGAATGGATATCGCCTTGAAAAAATACTATCAAAATAAAAATGCCGCCACAGGGAAGGGCTAA
- a CDS encoding ABC transporter ATP-binding protein encodes MNDLRIINIEKQYQQRQQKSDPAFSLQPLRLTINEGEFFSLLGPSGCGKTTLLKLVAGLMPADNGEIWVGDANVTTVPPEARRFAMVFQQSLLFPHMSVEDNVAFGLKMQKVSKKQRLVKAQDMLEHVGLKGYGQRFPDELSGGQQQRVALARALVANPQVLLMDEPFSALDPSLREEMRELLSRIQKEFRVTVLFVTHDREEAFYLSDRIGVMSEGALLQVGKARELHERPTSSKVASFLGLKNIIKGSVTGGYFTSKDNAFSFPVAKNTKAGHCFLILRPEVLQLVTVNTIPHSDSIQFSGVIQQMKFNHGFYSVKIKMGNYSLACSFTSQQAEGAAVGQEIDLMVSLNNAWLTEE; translated from the coding sequence ATGAACGATTTGCGCATCATCAACATTGAAAAGCAATACCAGCAAAGGCAGCAAAAAAGCGACCCTGCATTTTCACTGCAGCCGCTTCGGCTGACCATCAACGAAGGTGAATTTTTCTCATTGCTCGGCCCTTCCGGTTGCGGCAAGACAACCTTGCTGAAATTAGTGGCAGGACTGATGCCGGCAGATAACGGCGAAATCTGGGTCGGGGACGCTAATGTAACAACAGTCCCCCCAGAAGCCAGGAGATTTGCCATGGTGTTTCAGCAATCGCTGCTGTTTCCACATATGTCGGTTGAAGACAATGTGGCATTCGGATTAAAAATGCAGAAAGTCAGCAAAAAACAGCGATTGGTGAAAGCACAGGACATGCTAGAACATGTCGGTCTCAAGGGCTACGGTCAACGTTTTCCAGATGAATTGAGCGGAGGTCAGCAGCAACGTGTGGCATTGGCAAGAGCGTTGGTTGCAAATCCGCAGGTGCTGTTGATGGATGAACCATTTAGCGCCTTGGACCCGAGCCTTCGGGAAGAAATGCGGGAGCTTCTCAGTCGGATTCAAAAAGAGTTCCGCGTGACAGTTCTGTTTGTCACCCATGACCGCGAAGAAGCATTTTATCTTTCGGACCGAATTGGTGTAATGAGTGAAGGAGCTTTACTGCAGGTAGGCAAAGCCCGAGAGCTACATGAACGTCCTACCAGTTCGAAAGTCGCCTCTTTTCTAGGGTTGAAGAATATCATTAAAGGTTCAGTCACGGGTGGATATTTTACTTCAAAAGACAACGCTTTTAGTTTTCCGGTTGCTAAAAATACTAAAGCTGGACACTGTTTCCTGATTCTGCGACCAGAAGTGTTGCAGCTTGTAACAGTCAATACTATTCCCCATTCAGATTCTATTCAGTTTAGCGGAGTGATCCAGCAAATGAAATTCAACCACGGATTTTATTCAGTTAAAATTAAAATGGGAAATTATTCATTAGCCTGTAGTTTTACTAGCCAACAGGCTGAAGGTGCTGCAGTCGGACAAGAAATTGACTTAATGGTTAGTCTGAATAATGCATGGTTAACAGAAGAGTGA
- a CDS encoding NAD(P)-binding domain-containing protein translates to MTTILPVAIIGGGPAGLAAAAHLVQYQQPFVLFESGPALGTHFLEYGYVRLFSTWRYNIDAASKKLFEQHEMALPDPDRLPYGKEIAEHYLQPLGQLPELKPFIHLNSRVIHLQRQGLDKMKTANRDDKPFELVIENGTGTCQTVLARAVIDATGTWQNPNPVVSGGATNAAAEFVDYGIPSILGADQKRFQNKRVVVVGSGHSALNSLIDLVQLKERFPDTEITWIVRKASPEQVLGGGEADQLPERGALGQRIKALLTGEQINVQTSSFIQSISLNDEQVLFGAEQRGHKIDFGPFDQVIANTGSHPSFELLREVRYAFDPALESVPALAPLIDPNVHSCGTVRPHGERELRQPEKDFYIIGAKSYGRAPTFLMATGFEQARSVVAHLSGDREAAERVELDLPETGVCSSRPLAFTINGADRGTSCC, encoded by the coding sequence ATGACCACCATATTACCCGTAGCAATCATCGGCGGAGGACCTGCAGGACTCGCCGCCGCCGCCCACTTGGTCCAGTATCAGCAACCATTCGTTTTGTTCGAATCAGGTCCCGCACTCGGAACCCATTTTCTTGAATATGGCTATGTGCGGTTGTTCTCGACCTGGCGCTACAATATCGATGCAGCGTCCAAAAAACTATTCGAACAGCACGAAATGGCTCTGCCTGATCCTGACCGACTGCCTTATGGCAAGGAGATTGCGGAACACTACCTGCAGCCGCTTGGCCAGCTGCCAGAACTGAAACCGTTCATTCACTTAAACAGCCGCGTCATTCACCTGCAGCGGCAGGGCTTAGATAAAATGAAAACAGCGAACCGTGATGATAAACCATTCGAGCTCGTTATTGAAAACGGAACAGGTACATGCCAAACTGTATTGGCGCGGGCAGTCATCGATGCGACCGGCACATGGCAAAACCCTAATCCGGTGGTGTCCGGCGGCGCAACTAATGCAGCAGCAGAATTTGTGGATTACGGTATTCCATCAATACTGGGAGCCGACCAAAAACGCTTTCAAAACAAGCGTGTTGTCGTAGTAGGCAGCGGTCATTCCGCCTTGAATTCACTGATTGACCTTGTCCAGCTGAAGGAAAGATTTCCAGATACAGAGATTACGTGGATCGTCCGAAAAGCATCTCCTGAACAGGTCTTAGGCGGCGGTGAAGCTGACCAACTGCCGGAGCGGGGAGCTCTCGGGCAACGGATCAAGGCTTTATTGACTGGTGAACAAATCAATGTTCAAACTTCAAGCTTTATCCAATCCATCAGCCTAAATGATGAGCAAGTCCTGTTTGGTGCTGAACAGAGAGGGCACAAAATTGACTTTGGTCCATTTGATCAGGTAATCGCCAATACCGGTTCCCACCCAAGTTTTGAGTTGCTGCGCGAGGTTCGCTATGCCTTTGATCCCGCACTTGAAAGCGTGCCAGCGCTGGCACCTCTCATCGATCCGAACGTCCACAGCTGCGGCACTGTTCGCCCGCACGGTGAGCGGGAACTGCGGCAGCCGGAAAAAGACTTCTATATCATTGGGGCTAAAAGTTATGGACGCGCCCCCACTTTTCTGATGGCAACGGGTTTTGAACAAGCACGTTCGGTTGTTGCTCATCTTTCTGGTGATCGCGAAGCGGCAGAGCGCGTGGAACTGGATCTGCCGGAAACCGGCGTCTGCAGCAGCCGGCCACTTGCATTTACCATCAACGGAGCGGATCGGGGAACCAGTTGTTGCTAG
- a CDS encoding ArsR/SmtB family transcription factor: MAQQLRQTTADAELYEAYAQKFKALADPKRLELLKFIGKKKSVCVCELVDEIAMPQSKLSYHLKILLNAGLLTKETKGTWSYYALESAEMGRLLPEELTHLISSRS, translated from the coding sequence ATGGCTCAACAATTGAGACAAACAACAGCAGACGCTGAACTATACGAAGCTTATGCTCAAAAGTTCAAGGCATTGGCTGATCCAAAACGGCTGGAATTACTAAAGTTTATTGGCAAAAAAAAATCGGTTTGTGTCTGTGAGCTGGTTGACGAAATAGCGATGCCTCAATCGAAACTGTCCTACCACTTGAAAATTTTGTTGAATGCCGGTCTTTTGACGAAAGAAACCAAAGGCACTTGGAGCTACTATGCCCTAGAAAGCGCGGAAATGGGGCGGCTATTGCCTGAAGAGCTCACTCATTTAATCAGCTCTAGATCCTAA